Proteins found in one Labrenzia sp. VG12 genomic segment:
- a CDS encoding sigma-54 dependent transcriptional regulator, whose amino-acid sequence MAHDILVVDDETDIREMIAGILDDDGYGTRTAHDSDSALAAVKERKPSLVILDIWLMGSRLDGLALLDLFKETDPDMPVVIISGHGNIETAVSAIKRGAYDYIEKPFKADRLIHIVERALEASSLKREIRDLKQRSGDSNEIIGNSSAAHNLRQTIQKISGTNSRILIVGPSGAGKEQAARMIHDQSPRHKSPFVVLNAATITPARMEEELFGIEDENGNLRKIGALEEAHSGTLYLDEVADMPAETQGKILRVLVEQSFSRVGGTQKVQVDIRILSSTSKNLEEHIASGLFRQDLYHRLSVVPLRVPGLAERREDIPVLVHHFMDQISTASGIPLRPIGDDAMAVLQTHDWPGNVRQLRNNVERLMILSRGEPDSTITADLLPAEIGETLPNLPSSGTGEHLMSVPLREAREIFEREYLQAQIKRFDGNISRTAEFVGMERSALHRKLKTLGMT is encoded by the coding sequence ATGGCGCATGATATTCTAGTCGTTGACGACGAAACCGATATTCGCGAGATGATCGCGGGCATTCTGGATGATGACGGGTATGGAACACGTACCGCACATGATTCAGACAGCGCTCTTGCTGCGGTTAAGGAACGCAAACCGTCGCTTGTCATTCTCGACATCTGGCTCATGGGCAGCCGCCTGGACGGTCTGGCGCTCCTGGATCTGTTCAAGGAAACCGATCCGGACATGCCGGTTGTAATCATATCCGGTCACGGCAATATCGAAACCGCGGTCTCGGCCATCAAGCGCGGCGCCTATGACTATATCGAGAAGCCGTTCAAGGCGGACCGGCTCATCCATATTGTCGAGCGTGCGCTTGAGGCCTCCAGCCTGAAGCGGGAAATCCGCGATCTGAAGCAACGCAGCGGCGACAGCAACGAGATCATCGGCAACTCGTCGGCAGCGCATAATCTGCGTCAGACCATTCAAAAGATATCCGGCACCAACAGCCGCATTCTGATCGTTGGCCCGTCAGGCGCGGGCAAGGAGCAGGCGGCGCGCATGATTCATGATCAGTCGCCTCGTCACAAGAGCCCGTTTGTCGTCCTGAATGCCGCGACCATCACGCCGGCGCGTATGGAAGAAGAACTTTTCGGTATCGAAGACGAAAACGGAAACTTGCGGAAAATCGGGGCGCTGGAAGAGGCGCATAGCGGCACGCTCTATCTCGATGAAGTCGCGGACATGCCGGCAGAAACGCAGGGCAAGATCCTGCGGGTTCTGGTCGAACAGAGTTTCTCACGCGTTGGGGGGACACAGAAGGTGCAGGTTGATATCCGCATCCTGTCCTCCACCTCAAAAAACCTCGAAGAGCATATTGCGTCCGGGTTGTTCCGGCAGGATCTCTATCACCGACTGAGCGTGGTGCCGCTTCGTGTGCCGGGCCTTGCCGAGCGCCGTGAGGACATTCCGGTTCTTGTTCATCACTTCATGGATCAGATTTCAACCGCATCCGGTATCCCGCTGCGGCCGATCGGCGACGATGCCATGGCGGTTCTCCAGACCCATGACTGGCCAGGCAATGTGCGTCAGCTGCGCAACAACGTCGAACGGCTGATGATCCTGAGCCGGGGTGAACCGGACAGCACCATCACGGCCGACCTGTTGCCGGCGGAAATTGGCGAGACCTTGCCGAACCTGCCGAGTTCGGGCACCGGCGAGCACCTGATGTCCGTGCCTCTTCGTGAAGCCCGAGAGATCTTTGAGCGTGAATATCTTCAGGCTCAGATCAAGCGTTTCGACGGGAACATCTCGCGCACGGCCGAATTTGTCGGTATGGAACGATCTGCCCTGCACCGGAAGCTGAAAACCCTCGGAATGACCTGA
- a CDS encoding PAS domain-containing sensor histidine kinase, translating to MILEAEQQTVAPSSAAGKIWRRMGLAIMVVALVSIGVTFAILMGLTSIDPTRDVIMTAMTINGALAAILLGVISFEILKLWQARQRGRAAARLHVRVVALFSVVAAVPAVLMAILAAVTLDRGLDRWFEDRTRQIIDNALTVAQAYLQEHARVLRGDLIAMSNDIDRAKAVYEFEPTRFDQFFAAQVSLRGILAAYILNDSGEVVTRVILDPAIEVPLPPADSFFRAKSGDPILIAPGTSNLVGGIMKLSAYDNFYLYAVRATDRRVLEYLRLAEDGASQYQQMENSRFGVQFAFALVYLGVALVLLLSAIWIGFGFANRLVSPIRALISAADEVAKGNLAVKVRTEKSGGDLANLGETFNKMTGQLLGQRDALLAANEQIDRRRRFNEAVLSGVSTGVISVDDEASIMLVNRSALELLQLDEVQILNKPLGEVVPELSDCVADVQANDNDRLPETQIEVTRGGRLRTINVRITREQSTRREQGFVVTLDDITDLVSAQRNSAWADVARRIAHEIKNPLTPIQLSAERIRRRYGKKVEDDRQVFDQCIDTIVRQVGDIGQMVDEFSSFARMRKPKKVSGDMREVVRDAAFMQSVANPDISVTVDVPPEAVPAVFDARLVGQALTNVVKNATEAVGARTGEDMPKGKVEVRLRSDDTDGSDRIVIDVIDNGIGLPEENRARLLEPYMTTREKGTGLGLAIVRKILEDHGGGIELLDAPKSNPDDTGTLVRLTMAVHADVDQETEPQNQAVTAHGA from the coding sequence ATGATACTGGAAGCTGAACAACAGACAGTCGCACCGTCCAGCGCGGCGGGAAAGATCTGGCGCCGGATGGGGCTCGCCATCATGGTGGTTGCGCTGGTCTCCATCGGCGTAACCTTTGCAATCCTGATGGGTCTGACGTCAATTGATCCGACACGCGACGTCATCATGACGGCGATGACTATCAACGGTGCGCTTGCTGCCATCCTGCTCGGTGTCATCTCCTTCGAGATCCTGAAACTTTGGCAGGCGCGCCAGCGCGGGCGAGCAGCCGCGCGCCTCCATGTGAGGGTTGTTGCACTCTTCAGTGTTGTTGCTGCCGTGCCGGCTGTTCTCATGGCCATTCTGGCTGCAGTGACATTGGACCGCGGTCTGGACAGATGGTTCGAAGACCGGACCCGACAGATCATCGACAATGCGCTGACGGTGGCGCAGGCCTATCTGCAGGAACATGCAAGGGTGTTGCGCGGCGACCTGATCGCCATGTCGAACGACATCGACCGGGCAAAGGCGGTTTACGAGTTCGAGCCCACGCGTTTCGATCAGTTTTTTGCCGCTCAGGTGTCGCTGCGCGGTATCCTTGCGGCCTATATCCTGAACGACAGCGGTGAAGTGGTCACACGGGTCATTCTGGATCCGGCGATTGAAGTTCCCTTGCCGCCGGCGGACAGTTTCTTCAGAGCCAAGTCGGGAGATCCGATCCTGATTGCACCGGGCACGTCCAATCTGGTTGGCGGCATCATGAAACTGTCGGCCTATGACAATTTCTACCTCTATGCCGTTCGCGCGACCGACCGGCGCGTTCTTGAATATCTGCGGCTGGCCGAAGATGGTGCTTCTCAATACCAGCAGATGGAAAACAGTCGTTTCGGCGTGCAGTTTGCCTTTGCGCTTGTTTATCTCGGAGTGGCGTTGGTTCTCCTTCTGTCAGCAATCTGGATCGGTTTCGGGTTCGCCAACCGGCTGGTGTCGCCGATCAGGGCCCTGATCTCGGCAGCGGATGAGGTCGCCAAGGGCAATCTTGCCGTCAAGGTCCGGACGGAAAAATCGGGTGGTGATCTTGCCAATCTCGGCGAGACCTTCAACAAGATGACCGGGCAGTTGCTGGGTCAGCGCGACGCGCTGCTGGCAGCGAACGAACAGATCGATCGCAGACGCCGGTTCAATGAAGCGGTTCTGTCAGGGGTCTCGACCGGTGTGATCAGTGTCGACGACGAAGCTTCGATCATGCTGGTCAACCGCTCTGCGCTCGAGTTGTTGCAGCTTGATGAGGTTCAGATCCTCAACAAGCCCCTAGGCGAGGTGGTGCCCGAACTCAGCGATTGTGTCGCCGACGTTCAGGCAAACGACAATGATCGTCTTCCGGAAACCCAGATAGAGGTTACCCGGGGCGGACGGTTGCGCACGATCAACGTCCGGATCACCCGTGAGCAATCCACCCGGCGTGAGCAGGGCTTTGTCGTGACGCTGGACGACATTACGGATCTGGTATCTGCCCAGCGCAATTCTGCCTGGGCCGATGTTGCCCGCCGTATTGCCCACGAGATCAAGAACCCGTTGACGCCGATTCAGCTGTCTGCTGAGCGGATACGCCGCCGGTACGGCAAGAAGGTCGAGGATGACCGTCAGGTGTTTGACCAATGCATCGATACGATTGTCCGCCAGGTGGGCGATATTGGTCAGATGGTCGATGAATTCTCCTCTTTTGCCCGCATGCGCAAGCCGAAGAAAGTGAGCGGCGACATGCGCGAAGTGGTCCGCGATGCCGCCTTCATGCAGTCCGTAGCCAATCCCGACATCAGCGTCACGGTGGATGTGCCGCCCGAAGCCGTTCCGGCTGTATTCGATGCGCGTCTGGTGGGGCAGGCTCTGACCAATGTGGTCAAGAATGCGACTGAAGCCGTTGGCGCCCGGACCGGCGAAGACATGCCCAAGGGCAAGGTCGAGGTTCGGCTTCGATCAGATGACACCGACGGTTCGGACAGAATTGTTATTGATGTTATTGACAATGGCATCGGTCTGCCCGAGGAAAACCGGGCTCGGCTTCTGGAGCCATACATGACCACGCGGGAAAAGGGGACCGGTCTCGGCCTCGCTATTGTCCGCAAGATTCTGGAAGACCATGGCGGCGGCATTGAATTGCTGGACGCCCCGAAAAGCAACCCTGACGACACGGGAACCCTGGTTCGACTGACAATGGCTGTTCATGCCGACGTTGACCAGGAGACCGAACCGCAAAACCAAGCAGTGACTGCCCATGGCGCATGA